Genomic DNA from Mycolicibacterium helvum:
GTCGACCAGCAGTTCACTGCCGCTTGCGGCTACCAGTGCGTCCTCGGCGCCGTGCACCACCAGCAGCGGTGCGGTGAGCTCACGCGCGCGCTGCGGCATGGCCTCACCGACCGTCACCAGTGCCTTGGCGATGCCGGCGGGGATCTTGCCGTGATGCACCAGGGGGTCGGCGTTGTAGGCGGCCACCACCTCGGGATCGCGCGAGATCGCGTTCGAGTCGAGCTCCTCGACCGGCAGATCCGGCAGCAGCGAGCCGACCGCCTTGCCGAGAAGAAGTTTGACGGGTGACACCCCGGTTTGGGCCGAGACCGCGGGACCGGACAGCACCATCAGGTCGAAGTCGCCTCCGTGGTCGACGCCCCAGGCGAACACGATGCCGCCGCCCATGCTGTGGCCGAGCACGATTCGCTTCAGTCCGGGGTGTTCGGCGGTGGCGATTTTGACGAGAATGTCGAAATCCCCCGTGTACTCGTTGATCGACCGGACACGCACGCGCTTGCCGCCGGAGCGGCCGTGTCCGCGATGGTCGAGTGCGTAGGTCACCAAGCCGGCTTGGCCGAAA
This window encodes:
- a CDS encoding alpha/beta hydrolase — protein: MVTTRTERTFDGVGGVRIVYDVWTPDTEPRGVVVLSHGLGEHARRYDHVAERFGQAGLVTYALDHRGHGRSGGKRVRVRSINEYTGDFDILVKIATAEHPGLKRIVLGHSMGGGIVFAWGVDHGGDFDLMVLSGPAVSAQTGVSPVKLLLGKAVGSLLPDLPVEELDSNAISRDPEVVAAYNADPLVHHGKIPAGIAKALVTVGEAMPQRARELTAPLLVVHGAEDALVAASGSELLVDCVGSTDVHLKVYPGLYHEVFNEPERDRVLDDVTAWIEARL